From one Rhodoferax sp. PAMC 29310 genomic stretch:
- a CDS encoding microcin C ABC transporter permease YejB, whose product MLAYILKRILLMIPTLFGVLLITFLVVQFVPGGPVEQYMAEARAGTGVSAEGGGLSYRGAQGVDPKRLEQIKALYGFDKPAHERFFQMLSQFARFDLGTSFFQNKEVSQLLWEKLPVSISLGLWTFFISYLIAVPLGVAKAVRAGTRFDLVTTLLVLVGYAIPGFVLGVAMLVIFGGQLQWFPLRGLTSSNWDDLTWGARIVDYLWHIAMPVTAMVLGSFAVTTMLTKNAFLEEIRKQYVVTARAKGLDERQVLWRHVFRNALIPIITGFPAAFIGAFFTGSLLIETLFSLDGLGLLSYESVIRRDYPVVLGTLFFFTLIGLVTKLISDLSYVWVDPRVKFD is encoded by the coding sequence ATGCTGGCCTACATCCTTAAACGCATTCTGTTGATGATCCCGACGCTGTTTGGCGTGTTGCTGATCACCTTCTTGGTGGTTCAGTTCGTGCCGGGCGGGCCCGTTGAGCAGTACATGGCCGAAGCGCGAGCAGGCACCGGCGTTAGCGCAGAGGGCGGCGGCCTGAGTTACCGCGGCGCACAGGGTGTGGACCCGAAGCGGCTGGAGCAAATCAAGGCTTTGTATGGTTTTGACAAACCTGCGCATGAGCGGTTTTTCCAGATGTTGAGCCAATTTGCCCGGTTTGACCTGGGCACCAGCTTCTTTCAGAACAAAGAGGTGTCACAACTTCTTTGGGAAAAGCTGCCGGTCTCGATCAGCTTGGGGCTGTGGACGTTTTTCATCAGCTACCTGATTGCCGTGCCGCTGGGCGTGGCCAAAGCGGTGCGGGCAGGCACGCGGTTCGACTTGGTCACGACTTTGCTGGTATTGGTGGGTTATGCCATTCCGGGCTTCGTTCTGGGCGTGGCGATGCTGGTTATCTTCGGCGGCCAGTTGCAATGGTTTCCCCTGCGAGGTTTGACTTCCAGCAACTGGGATGATCTGACTTGGGGTGCGCGCATCGTAGACTACCTCTGGCACATTGCCATGCCGGTTACTGCGATGGTGCTGGGCAGCTTCGCGGTCACCACCATGCTCACCAAAAATGCTTTTCTGGAAGAGATTCGCAAACAATATGTGGTGACGGCACGTGCCAAGGGGCTGGATGAGCGCCAAGTGTTGTGGCGCCATGTGTTTCGAAACGCCTTGATTCCCATCATCACCGGCTTTCCGGCCGCCTTCATCGGCGCGTTCTTCACGGGCTCGCTGCTGATTGAGACCCTGTTTTCGCTCGATGGGCTGGGTTTGCTCAGCTATGAGAGCGTTATTCGCAGGGATTACCCGGTGGTGCTGGGCACCTTGTTTTTCTTCACGCTGATTGGTTTGGTGACCAAACTGATTTCCGATTTGTCTTATGTCTGGGTGGATCCGCGTGTCAAGTTCGACTGA
- a CDS encoding ABC transporter ATP-binding protein, protein MTQVAPLLEVKQLTVSFGGHAVVHGIDFHIAPGEKLALVGESGSGKTVTALSLLRLVQDAQLSGQCLFGGRDLVSLPEREMRALRGQDISMIFQEPMTALNPLFTIGDQIAEVLELKQGLARKEASQTAIQLISTTGITEPQRRSRAYPHQLSGGQRQRAMIAMALACKPQLLLADEPTTALDVTLRGQILDLLAELQMKNGMAVLLITHDLNLVRRFADRVIVMENGRIVEQGDVADVFNQPSHPYTRRLIDSRPERDTHEPAAQANAEPVLSARALRVAYSISLPSLSGWFRHGEFVAVKGADFELPPGQTLGVIGESGSGKSTLALATLGLLPFGGALTVAAKSWGEGTLQDRALRSTVQVVFQDPFSSLSPRLTVEEIVGEGLLVHQPQLSTAERRARVVAALADVGLGSGSGNESSHALLQRYPHEFSGGQRQRLAIARALIIDPKILVLDEPTSALDVTIQKQVLQLLQRLQRERGLSYLLITHDVAVIRAMAHHVLVMKAGEIVESGPAATVLNTPTHAYSQVLLAAAE, encoded by the coding sequence ATGACCCAAGTCGCACCTTTGCTGGAAGTCAAGCAACTGACGGTGTCTTTTGGCGGCCATGCCGTGGTCCACGGGATTGACTTTCACATCGCACCCGGCGAAAAACTGGCGCTGGTGGGTGAATCCGGCTCCGGAAAGACCGTGACAGCCCTGAGTTTGCTGAGGTTGGTTCAGGACGCGCAGTTAAGCGGGCAATGTCTGTTTGGAGGGCGTGACCTGGTGTCACTGCCCGAGAGAGAGATGCGGGCGCTGCGGGGGCAAGACATTTCGATGATCTTCCAGGAGCCGATGACCGCGCTCAACCCCCTCTTCACCATCGGCGACCAGATTGCCGAGGTTTTGGAGCTAAAACAAGGTCTAGCCCGCAAAGAAGCTTCACAGACAGCTATTCAATTGATATCAACCACCGGCATCACCGAGCCGCAGAGACGGTCCAGGGCGTATCCACATCAACTGAGTGGCGGACAGCGCCAGCGGGCCATGATCGCCATGGCGCTTGCCTGCAAGCCCCAATTGTTATTGGCCGATGAACCCACTACGGCGCTGGACGTGACGCTGCGAGGCCAGATACTGGACTTGCTGGCCGAGCTTCAAATGAAGAATGGCATGGCGGTCCTGCTGATTACCCATGACTTGAATCTGGTACGCCGTTTTGCGGATCGGGTCATCGTCATGGAAAACGGGCGCATTGTGGAGCAGGGCGACGTTGCCGACGTGTTTAACCAACCGTCACACCCCTATACCCGGCGCTTGATCGACAGCCGGCCCGAGCGTGACACCCATGAACCGGCGGCGCAGGCGAATGCCGAACCGGTGTTGAGCGCACGTGCGCTGCGGGTGGCCTATTCCATTTCTTTACCTAGCCTCTCTGGCTGGTTCCGGCACGGGGAATTCGTCGCCGTCAAAGGTGCTGATTTTGAATTGCCGCCCGGTCAAACCTTGGGGGTCATCGGTGAGTCTGGCTCGGGCAAGTCCACATTGGCGCTGGCGACTCTTGGCCTGCTGCCTTTTGGCGGCGCATTGACCGTTGCCGCCAAGTCATGGGGCGAGGGGACCCTCCAGGATCGGGCCCTTCGAAGCACTGTGCAAGTGGTGTTTCAAGATCCCTTTTCTTCGCTGTCTCCCCGGTTGACGGTCGAAGAAATTGTGGGGGAGGGCTTGTTGGTGCATCAACCTCAGCTTTCAACCGCGGAGCGCCGCGCCCGTGTCGTTGCGGCCCTGGCCGATGTTGGCCTGGGTTCGGGGAGCGGCAACGAGAGCAGCCATGCGCTTTTACAACGCTACCCTCACGAGTTTTCCGGCGGCCAACGCCAACGCCTTGCCATTGCAAGAGCTTTGATCATTGATCCCAAAATCCTGGTTTTGGATGAACCTACCAGCGCGCTTGATGTGACCATTCAGAAACAAGTGCTGCAATTGTTACAGCGCTTGCAGCGCGAACGCGGGCTCAGTTACCTACTCATCACCCACGACGTGGCCGTTATTCGCGCCATGGCCCACCATGTGCTGGTAATGAAAGCAGGGGAGATCGTCGAGTCGGGCCCGGCTGCGACCGTATTGAACACGCCGACTCACGCTTACTCACAGGTATTGCTAGCCGCAGCTGAGTAA
- a CDS encoding extracellular solute-binding protein gives MRSLLFFVLLGLGCPAWSAHGYALWVDLKYPPGFAHFDYVNPQAPKGGELRLVSNLRVSTFDKYNPFTIKGASPAYLSDLMFDSLLTSAMDETGAGYGLLANDVEVAADGLSVTFQLSPKARFHNGDPVLAADVKHSYDTLIGPFTSPGYKSLLSDVDRVEVIGDRTVRYHFKKPSRELPLTVGGLPVFSRQWGVENGKAKSFDQVVTDTPIGSGPYKIGPVRFGKDITYVRDPSYWARDLNVRRGSNNFDRITVKIYKDNTARLEALKAGEFDLMRFFSAGDWARRVTGKRFDSGELVKVEFPHRLPTGFQSYVLNTRKEFLKDVRVRQALGLAFDYEWLNRQLFYNAYQRVNGLFGNTDCQASGLPGPEELALLAPWRTALPAATFGPMTVPPRTDSDSSLRGNLRQAKALLNEAGWAVKDGALRNAKGEAFVLEYLDSNEGSARVVTPWARNLEKLGIQLNHRAVDFALYQQRLQKFEFDMSSLAYGGTNNPGQEYADLFGSAAADIEDSGNLSGVKNPAIDALVQKMTGAKSEAELLPACRALDRVVSHLHLLIPQWSAGTHRMVYNSWRLAKPGAMPPYAPGEAWVIDTWWAK, from the coding sequence ATGCGAAGTCTGCTGTTTTTTGTCCTTCTGGGCCTTGGGTGTCCAGCGTGGTCTGCGCACGGCTACGCCTTGTGGGTTGATTTAAAATATCCGCCGGGTTTTGCCCATTTTGACTACGTCAATCCGCAAGCCCCCAAAGGCGGGGAGTTGCGCCTGGTCAGTAACCTGCGGGTATCGACGTTTGACAAATACAACCCCTTCACCATCAAAGGCGCCTCACCCGCCTACTTGTCGGATTTGATGTTTGACTCCCTCCTGACCAGCGCCATGGATGAGACCGGCGCGGGCTATGGCCTGCTGGCCAATGACGTTGAAGTGGCGGCCGATGGACTGAGCGTGACCTTTCAACTGTCCCCTAAAGCGCGTTTTCACAATGGCGACCCGGTATTGGCGGCGGACGTAAAACACAGTTATGACACGCTGATTGGCCCTTTCACCTCGCCCGGCTACAAGAGCCTGTTGTCCGATGTGGACCGTGTGGAAGTGATTGGTGACCGCACGGTTCGCTACCACTTCAAAAAACCCAGCCGGGAATTGCCGCTGACGGTGGGCGGTTTGCCGGTGTTCAGCCGGCAATGGGGGGTGGAAAACGGCAAAGCCAAGTCCTTTGACCAGGTCGTCACCGACACCCCCATTGGCAGCGGACCCTACAAAATTGGCCCGGTGCGATTCGGCAAAGACATCACCTATGTGCGTGATCCATCCTATTGGGCCCGCGACTTGAATGTCAGACGCGGCAGCAACAACTTTGATCGCATCACGGTCAAAATTTACAAGGACAACACTGCCCGACTCGAAGCGCTCAAAGCGGGAGAGTTCGATTTAATGCGCTTCTTCTCGGCTGGAGACTGGGCGCGGCGAGTCACGGGCAAGCGGTTTGACAGCGGTGAACTGGTGAAAGTGGAGTTTCCGCACCGCCTGCCGACGGGGTTTCAGAGCTATGTGCTCAACACCCGGAAAGAATTTTTGAAAGACGTGCGCGTGCGCCAGGCGCTGGGGCTGGCTTTTGACTATGAATGGCTGAACCGTCAGCTGTTTTACAACGCGTACCAACGCGTCAATGGCTTGTTTGGCAACACGGACTGCCAGGCCAGCGGCTTGCCTGGTCCAGAGGAACTGGCGCTGCTGGCGCCCTGGCGCACTGCGCTGCCAGCGGCCACCTTTGGCCCCATGACCGTGCCGCCGCGCACCGATAGTGATTCGTCCTTGCGGGGCAACTTGCGTCAGGCCAAGGCCTTGTTGAACGAAGCGGGCTGGGCGGTCAAAGACGGGGCGCTGCGCAACGCCAAAGGCGAGGCCTTTGTGCTGGAGTATCTGGACAGCAACGAAGGCAGCGCGCGGGTCGTCACGCCTTGGGCGCGCAACCTGGAAAAACTGGGTATTCAGTTGAATCACCGAGCGGTTGACTTTGCGCTCTACCAGCAACGCTTACAAAAATTTGAATTCGACATGTCTTCATTGGCCTATGGCGGCACCAACAACCCGGGGCAGGAGTACGCCGACCTCTTTGGCTCGGCAGCGGCCGACATCGAGGATTCCGGCAATTTGTCGGGTGTCAAAAACCCTGCCATTGACGCCTTGGTCCAGAAGATGACGGGGGCCAAAAGCGAGGCCGAGTTGTTGCCCGCCTGCCGCGCGCTGGACCGGGTGGTGAGCCACCTTCACTTGCTGATTCCCCAGTGGTCCGCCGGCACGCACCGCATGGTTTACAACAGCTGGCGCTTGGCCAAACCGGGCGCCATGCCGCCCTACGCACCGGGCGAAGCCTGGGTGATCGACACTTGGTGGGCCAAATAA
- a CDS encoding ABC transporter permease, producing the protein MSGWIRVSSSTESAHNRPSQSPSRRAWLRFKRNRLGYWSGVVFCVLVLISLGAELVSNDRPLIVRYEGQTYFPMVMDYPEKVFGGDFETATDYLDPFIQERLRLDGNWAVFAPNRYGPKTLNYFAKEPNPSAPTRDNWLGTDDRGRDLLAQLLYGFRVSVLFALALTVTGTLLGIITGAIQGFFGGKTDLAFQRFIEIWSAMPELYLLIIFSAVFAPSLGLLLVLLSLFGWMGLSDYVRAEFLRNRQLDYVRAARALGVSNWHIITRHLLPNSLTPVVTFLPFRMSGAILALTSLDFLGLGVPPGTPSLGELLSQGKNNIDAWWISLSTFSVLVVTLLLLTFMGDALRDALDPRKAQS; encoded by the coding sequence ATGTCTGGGTGGATCCGCGTGTCAAGTTCGACTGAGTCAGCCCACAACCGACCCAGCCAAAGCCCTTCGCGCCGGGCATGGTTGCGCTTCAAGCGCAATCGATTGGGCTATTGGAGCGGAGTGGTTTTTTGCGTGCTGGTTCTCATCAGCCTCGGGGCCGAACTGGTCTCCAACGACCGTCCGCTGATCGTCCGCTATGAAGGACAAACCTATTTCCCGATGGTGATGGACTATCCTGAAAAGGTGTTCGGTGGTGATTTTGAAACGGCCACCGACTACCTGGACCCCTTTATTCAAGAGCGCCTGCGCCTGGACGGCAATTGGGCGGTCTTTGCCCCGAACCGCTACGGCCCCAAGACGCTGAATTACTTTGCCAAGGAGCCGAACCCTTCGGCGCCGACCCGGGACAACTGGCTCGGCACTGACGACCGGGGACGTGATTTGCTGGCCCAGCTGCTGTACGGCTTTCGCGTCAGCGTGCTGTTTGCTCTGGCGTTGACGGTGACGGGCACCTTGTTGGGCATCATCACGGGGGCTATTCAAGGCTTTTTTGGTGGCAAGACGGATTTGGCGTTTCAGCGCTTTATTGAAATCTGGAGCGCCATGCCAGAGCTTTACCTGCTGATCATCTTCAGCGCCGTCTTTGCGCCCAGTCTGGGCTTGTTGCTGGTGCTGTTGAGTCTGTTTGGGTGGATGGGCTTGTCCGATTACGTCAGGGCTGAGTTTTTGCGCAACCGCCAACTGGACTATGTTCGCGCCGCCCGTGCGCTTGGCGTCAGTAACTGGCACATCATCACCCGCCACTTGCTTCCCAACAGCCTGACCCCGGTCGTCACCTTTCTGCCGTTTCGCATGAGCGGCGCCATTCTGGCGCTGACCTCGCTGGATTTTCTCGGGCTGGGCGTGCCACCGGGTACGCCTTCGCTGGGTGAACTGTTGTCTCAGGGCAAAAACAATATTGACGCATGGTGGATATCCCTTTCGACCTTTTCGGTGCTGGTGGTGACGCTGCTGCTGCTTACCTTCATGGGCGATGCGCTTCGCGACGCGCTCGACCCCAGAAAGGCCCAGTCATGA
- the fabI gene encoding enoyl-ACP reductase FabI, whose protein sequence is MGFLTGKKLLITGVLSTRSIAYGIAKACHEQGAELAFSYVGERFKDRITEFAADFNSKLIFDCDVGDDAQIEKMFADLAIHWPKFDGFVHSIGFAPREAIAGNFLDGLTRENFRIAHDISAYSFPAMAKVALPYLNDKSSLLTLTYLGGVRVVPSYNTMGLAKASLESSVRYLADAIGPRGMRVNGLSAGAIKTLAASGIKDFGRLLAISANASPLRRNVTIEEVGNVAAFLLSDLASGMTGQISYVDCGVSQTAVAVVETPAA, encoded by the coding sequence ATGGGATTCCTGACGGGAAAAAAACTGCTGATTACTGGTGTTTTGTCAACCCGCTCCATTGCGTACGGTATTGCCAAGGCTTGCCATGAGCAGGGTGCGGAACTGGCGTTCAGCTATGTGGGCGAGCGTTTCAAAGACCGCATTACCGAGTTTGCTGCTGACTTCAACTCCAAGCTGATCTTTGACTGCGACGTGGGTGATGACGCCCAAATTGAGAAGATGTTTGCTGACCTGGCCATCCATTGGCCCAAGTTTGACGGTTTTGTGCACAGCATTGGCTTCGCCCCCCGCGAAGCCATTGCCGGCAACTTTCTGGACGGGCTCACCCGCGAGAACTTCCGCATTGCCCATGACATCAGTGCTTACAGCTTTCCCGCCATGGCCAAGGTCGCCCTGCCCTACCTCAATGACAAGTCGTCTTTGCTGACACTGACTTACCTCGGTGGTGTTCGCGTGGTGCCCAGCTACAACACGATGGGTCTCGCCAAAGCCTCACTGGAGTCTTCGGTGCGCTACCTGGCCGACGCCATTGGCCCACGTGGCATGCGCGTGAACGGTTTGAGCGCTGGTGCCATCAAAACCCTGGCTGCCAGCGGCATCAAGGACTTTGGGCGCTTGCTTGCCATTTCTGCCAACGCGTCGCCTTTGCGTCGCAACGTCACGATCGAAGAAGTCGGCAACGTGGCCGCGTTCTTGCTGAGCGATTTGGCGTCTGGCATGACCGGTCAAATTTCTTATGTCGATTGCGGCGTGAGCCAAACGGCCGTGGCCGTGGTGGAAACGCCCGCTGCTTAA
- the nusA gene encoding transcription termination factor NusA produces the protein MNREMLMLVEAISREKNVERDVVFGAVEAALAQATKKIHEGDVDIRVALDRDSGNYETFRRWHVVPDEAGLQLPDQEILLFEAKEQIPDIEVDEYIEETIESMPIGRIGAMAAKQVILQKIRDAEREMLLNDFMSRGDKIFVGTVKRMDKGDIIVESGRVEGRLRRNEMIAKENLRIGDRVRAMIMEVDLTLRGAPIVLSRSSPEFMIELFRQEVPEIEQGLLEIKSCARDSGSRAKIAVLSHDKRVDPIGTCVGVRGTRVNGVTNELAGERVDIVLWSEDPAQFVIGALAPANVSSIVVDEERHAMDVVVDEENLAIAIGRGGQNVRLASELTGWKINILDAAESAQKQADETDSGRKLFMEKLDVDEEIADLLIAEGFTSLEQVAYVPLEEMLEIESFDEDTANELRTRAKDALLTMEIAHEENVESVALDLRDLEGISHELIGKLADAGIHTRDDLADLAVDELTEITGQSADEATTLIMKAREHWFTNDAASQE, from the coding sequence ATGAATCGCGAAATGTTAATGCTGGTGGAGGCTATCTCACGCGAGAAAAATGTGGAGCGTGATGTGGTTTTTGGCGCTGTCGAAGCAGCGCTGGCACAGGCAACCAAAAAGATCCATGAAGGCGACGTCGATATTCGCGTGGCGCTGGATCGGGACAGCGGAAACTATGAAACGTTTCGCCGCTGGCACGTTGTCCCGGATGAAGCAGGTTTGCAGCTGCCCGATCAGGAAATCCTGTTGTTCGAAGCCAAAGAACAGATCCCTGATATTGAAGTCGATGAATACATCGAAGAGACCATCGAGTCCATGCCCATTGGCCGCATCGGCGCCATGGCGGCCAAGCAGGTTATTTTGCAGAAAATCCGTGATGCGGAACGCGAAATGTTGCTCAACGACTTCATGTCACGTGGTGACAAGATTTTCGTCGGCACCGTCAAGCGCATGGACAAGGGCGACATCATTGTTGAAAGTGGTCGCGTTGAAGGACGCCTGCGTCGCAATGAAATGATCGCAAAGGAAAACCTGCGCATCGGCGACCGGGTTCGCGCGATGATCATGGAAGTGGACTTGACACTGCGTGGCGCACCCATCGTGTTGTCTCGTTCGTCACCAGAATTCATGATCGAGCTTTTCCGCCAGGAAGTGCCCGAGATCGAGCAAGGTTTGCTGGAGATCAAATCCTGCGCCCGTGACTCTGGCTCACGCGCAAAGATCGCTGTGCTATCACATGACAAGCGGGTCGACCCCATCGGCACCTGTGTGGGCGTGCGTGGTACCCGAGTCAATGGCGTGACCAACGAGTTGGCTGGCGAGCGCGTTGACATTGTGCTGTGGAGCGAAGACCCAGCCCAGTTCGTGATTGGTGCTTTGGCACCCGCCAATGTGTCATCCATCGTGGTTGACGAAGAGCGTCACGCCATGGATGTGGTGGTAGACGAGGAAAACTTGGCTATCGCGATTGGTCGCGGCGGACAAAACGTGCGCCTGGCTTCCGAGTTGACGGGCTGGAAGATCAACATTCTGGACGCCGCCGAATCCGCACAGAAGCAGGCAGACGAAACCGATTCCGGCCGCAAGCTTTTCATGGAAAAGCTTGACGTGGACGAGGAAATCGCCGATTTGCTGATTGCAGAGGGCTTTACCAGTCTGGAGCAAGTGGCCTATGTGCCACTCGAGGAAATGCTTGAGATTGAGAGCTTTGACGAGGACACCGCCAATGAGTTGCGGACCCGCGCCAAGGACGCCCTGTTGACGATGGAAATCGCCCACGAAGAGAACGTCGAAAGTGTTGCGCTTGACCTGCGCGACCTGGAAGGCATTTCTCACGAATTGATCGGAAAACTGGCCGACGCAGGCATTCACACCCGTGATGACCTGGCTGACCTGGCCGTTGACGAACTCACTGAAATTACCGGCCAGTCTGCGGACGAGGCCACGACCCTGATCATGAAGGCACGCGAACATTGGTTTACCAATGACGCTGCCTCTCAAGAGTAA
- the rimP gene encoding ribosome maturation factor RimP has protein sequence MALKEIVEQIVAGLGYDLVEIERSAGGLLRITIDLPWSPPTESDLTEQFITVEDCEKVNRQLQFALEVDAIEYSRLEVSSPGIDRPLRHKQDFERFVGHVIDITLKSPMGVAAAGQVSANRKKFRGTLERVQGDDGTTSWQVVWSDEPAVKPGQRVSKKRVPAPLQALGFTLDELRESRLAPIVSFKGRSDSLGSSSGPETNLV, from the coding sequence GTGGCGCTCAAGGAAATTGTTGAACAAATTGTGGCCGGTCTAGGCTATGACCTGGTGGAAATAGAACGTTCCGCTGGTGGTCTGCTGCGCATCACAATTGACTTGCCGTGGTCGCCACCCACTGAATCTGATCTGACCGAGCAATTTATCACGGTTGAAGATTGTGAAAAGGTAAATCGCCAGCTTCAGTTCGCACTGGAAGTGGATGCGATCGAATATTCGCGGCTTGAGGTTTCCTCGCCGGGCATTGATCGCCCACTGCGGCATAAGCAGGATTTTGAGCGCTTTGTGGGTCATGTGATTGACATTACCTTGAAGTCGCCCATGGGTGTGGCGGCTGCCGGTCAGGTCAGCGCCAATCGGAAAAAATTTCGGGGCACGCTTGAGCGTGTGCAAGGGGACGACGGCACCACAAGTTGGCAAGTCGTCTGGAGCGATGAGCCGGCTGTCAAGCCAGGGCAGCGTGTGAGCAAAAAGCGCGTACCTGCGCCGCTGCAGGCGCTTGGCTTCACGCTCGACGAATTGCGCGAGTCTCGCTTGGCGCCGATTGTGAGCTTCAAAGGCCGCAGCGACAGCCTGGGGTCCAGTAGCGGTCCCGAAACAAATTTGGTTTGA